The proteins below come from a single Rhizobium sp. BT04 genomic window:
- a CDS encoding CerR family C-terminal domain-containing protein has product MNQEHDAQLPPVSARAEIARQKMLTAALDVFGRYGFDGASTRQLTEAAGVNLQAIPYYFGSKEGLYLATAEYLMARIDTHVGDMRARIGMHLLALDAAGERLAEAEARRFLTEILQTMVTLFVGKESESWARFLIREQMEPTEAFTRVYQGIMRPMIEMGRRLIGAILCEDPSSEHVRLRTFNLLGSILVFRVTHAAVLAQMEWDAIGPEQVETLRGLAAELVDLLGPPRGGSV; this is encoded by the coding sequence ATGAACCAGGAACATGACGCCCAACTTCCGCCAGTTTCCGCCCGCGCCGAGATCGCGCGCCAGAAGATGCTGACCGCTGCTCTCGACGTCTTCGGGCGCTACGGCTTCGACGGCGCCTCGACGCGCCAGCTGACCGAAGCCGCCGGCGTCAACCTGCAGGCCATCCCCTATTATTTCGGCAGCAAGGAGGGCCTCTACCTCGCCACCGCCGAATATCTGATGGCACGCATCGACACGCATGTCGGTGACATGAGGGCGCGCATCGGCATGCATCTGTTGGCGCTCGACGCCGCCGGCGAACGGCTCGCCGAAGCCGAAGCCCGTCGCTTCCTCACCGAAATTCTGCAGACCATGGTGACGCTTTTCGTCGGCAAGGAATCCGAATCCTGGGCGCGCTTCCTGATCCGCGAGCAAATGGAGCCGACCGAGGCCTTCACACGGGTCTATCAGGGCATCATGCGGCCGATGATCGAGATGGGCCGGCGGCTGATCGGCGCCATCCTCTGTGAGGACCCTAGCTCGGAGCATGTGCGCCTGCGCACCTTCAACCTTCTCGGCAGCATCCTGGTCTTTCGCGTCACCCACGCGGCCGTGCTCGCCCAGATGGAATGGGATGCCATAGGCCCGGAACAGGTGGAAACCCTGCGCGGCCTCGCCGCCGAATTGGTCGATCTCCTCGGTCCGCCGAGAGGAGGTTCAGTATGA
- the hlyD gene encoding secretion protein HlyD: MKRTFPIVILLLLAAGAAGWWYGLPERLGWLPEARREFVLYGNVDIRQVSLGFRVSGRLSELRVDEGDVVKSGTVLAKLDAAPYEFAVRSGEANVAALRATFDKLKAGPRPTEIAQARAAYDESLADLQNANLAYDRARQLRPQGTISEASLDQATAAKAMATARSQSANEALKLLEEGSRVEDIAAADAQVKAGEATLASARTSLADTELRAPNDGVILSRVRETGAIVSPADTVFVLSLTEPVWVRSYVAEPDLGRIHPGMKVSVASDTAPDKPYQGTIGFISPVAEFTPKSVETPELRTDLVYRLRIVIDRPGPDLRQGMPVTVHLSAPTAGGR; encoded by the coding sequence ATGAAACGCACGTTTCCAATCGTCATCCTGCTCCTCCTCGCGGCGGGTGCCGCCGGCTGGTGGTACGGCCTGCCCGAAAGGCTCGGCTGGCTGCCCGAGGCCCGCCGCGAATTCGTCCTTTACGGCAATGTCGATATCCGCCAGGTCTCGCTCGGTTTTCGTGTCAGCGGTCGCCTTTCCGAACTGCGCGTCGACGAGGGCGATGTGGTCAAGAGCGGAACGGTCCTGGCGAAGCTCGACGCCGCACCCTATGAATTCGCCGTCCGCTCCGGCGAGGCTAATGTCGCAGCACTTCGGGCGACATTCGACAAGCTGAAGGCCGGACCACGGCCGACCGAGATCGCCCAGGCGCGCGCCGCCTATGACGAAAGCCTCGCGGATCTGCAGAATGCCAACCTCGCCTATGACCGCGCCCGCCAGCTTCGCCCGCAAGGCACGATTTCCGAAGCGAGCCTCGATCAGGCGACCGCCGCAAAGGCGATGGCCACCGCGCGTTCCCAATCCGCCAACGAGGCGTTGAAGCTGCTTGAGGAGGGTTCGCGCGTCGAAGATATCGCCGCCGCCGATGCGCAGGTGAAGGCAGGCGAAGCGACGCTCGCCTCGGCCCGCACCTCGCTCGCCGACACGGAACTGCGCGCGCCGAATGACGGCGTCATCCTCTCGCGTGTGCGGGAAACCGGCGCGATCGTCTCGCCGGCCGATACCGTCTTCGTGCTGTCCCTGACCGAGCCCGTTTGGGTGCGCAGCTATGTCGCCGAGCCCGACCTCGGCCGCATCCATCCCGGCATGAAGGTTTCCGTCGCTTCCGATACGGCGCCCGACAAGCCCTATCAAGGCACGATCGGCTTTATCTCGCCGGTTGCCGAATTCACCCCGAAATCGGTGGAGACGCCGGAACTCAGGACCGATCTCGTCTATCGCCTCCGGATCGTCATCGACAGACCCGGCCCGGACCTGCGCCAAGGCATGCCGGTCACCGTGCACCTGTCCGCGCCGACGGCAGGCGGACGATGA
- a CDS encoding alpha/beta hydrolase gives MTETGYVHRLHAGAPDKPILLVLHGTGGDENQFFDLGRRLLPEATVLSPRGDVSEYGAARFFRRTGEGVYDMADLSRATEKMAAYVKAFADKHQASEIFGLGFSNGANILANVLIEKGIFDAAVLMHPLIPFQPEAQATLAGRKVLVTAGQRDPIAPVAMTEALSAHLKNRGAEVRMVWHPGGHEIAPLEINAVRDFFGGD, from the coding sequence ATGACCGAAACTGGATATGTGCACCGGCTGCATGCCGGTGCGCCTGATAAGCCGATCCTGCTGGTGCTGCACGGCACCGGTGGCGACGAGAACCAGTTCTTCGATCTCGGCCGGCGCCTGCTGCCCGAAGCAACGGTTCTCTCGCCGCGCGGCGACGTTTCCGAATATGGCGCGGCGCGGTTCTTCCGGCGCACAGGAGAGGGGGTCTACGACATGGCCGACCTTTCACGGGCGACGGAGAAGATGGCCGCCTATGTCAAGGCATTCGCTGACAAGCACCAGGCTTCCGAGATTTTCGGCCTGGGTTTTTCGAACGGTGCAAACATTCTTGCCAATGTGCTGATCGAGAAGGGCATCTTCGATGCCGCGGTTTTGATGCACCCGCTCATTCCGTTTCAGCCTGAAGCCCAGGCAACGCTTGCGGGGAGAAAGGTGCTGGTGACGGCCGGCCAGCGGGATCCGATCGCTCCCGTCGCCATGACCGAGGCGCTATCGGCGCATCTGAAGAACCGCGGGGCGGAGGTGCGGATGGTTTGGCATCCCGGTGGCCATGAGATTGCCCCGCTCGAGATCAATGCGGTCCGCGATTTCTTCGGCGGTGATTGA
- a CDS encoding metallophosphoesterase, with protein MGYMFNYLGPWRQQIPILAGNRKGRARLTFAEGEFAAVYAMSDIHGCYNELIEAHRRIEEDAARIPGPKLIVMLGDYVDRGPDSSAVLEFLSRTPPPGFQRFALCGNHDAELVNLYRKPARILEWLGFAGTETLHSYGIDIEHLLQSAAGSEMIARVIRNMIPERHIQFLESLPIMLRMGRVVFVHAGIKPGIDLKRQKDSDLMWIRQPFLDEGPQLPVLVIHGHTPGRIPTFGPQRIGIDTAVSATGRLTVLTIKGTRVGILN; from the coding sequence ATGGGTTATATGTTTAACTATCTCGGGCCGTGGCGGCAACAGATACCGATATTGGCCGGCAACCGCAAAGGACGCGCTCGGCTGACGTTTGCCGAAGGCGAATTCGCTGCGGTCTACGCGATGAGCGATATCCACGGATGTTATAACGAGCTCATCGAGGCACATCGCCGCATCGAGGAGGATGCCGCGCGCATTCCGGGGCCGAAACTGATCGTCATGCTCGGCGACTATGTCGACCGCGGGCCTGATTCAAGCGCTGTGCTGGAGTTCCTCAGCAGGACCCCGCCGCCGGGATTTCAGCGTTTCGCTCTGTGCGGCAATCACGACGCGGAGCTGGTGAACCTCTATCGCAAACCGGCGCGCATTCTTGAATGGCTCGGCTTTGCCGGGACGGAGACGCTGCACTCGTACGGTATCGATATCGAACATCTGCTGCAGTCGGCGGCAGGAAGCGAAATGATTGCGCGCGTCATTCGCAATATGATCCCCGAGCGGCATATCCAGTTCCTGGAATCGCTGCCGATCATGCTGCGGATGGGAAGGGTGGTCTTTGTCCATGCCGGCATCAAACCGGGCATCGACCTCAAGAGGCAGAAGGACAGCGACCTGATGTGGATCCGCCAACCCTTCCTGGATGAGGGGCCGCAGCTTCCCGTCCTGGTGATCCATGGACATACCCCGGGGCGAATCCCGACCTTCGGCCCGCAACGCATCGGTATCGACACCGCGGTTTCGGCGACGGGCCGGTTAACCGTGCTGACGATCAAGGGAACGCGGGTCGGGATCCTTAATTAG
- a CDS encoding KTSC domain-containing protein, translating into MTFFTRNLRSQTAGCKVETAVDSKLIEAITYDEDSRHLRVYLTNGQRREYEGVPKGVVVGLTMAESPGNFYMKAIRGKYPPRP; encoded by the coding sequence ATGACATTCTTCACCAGAAATCTCAGATCCCAAACTGCGGGGTGCAAAGTGGAAACTGCGGTTGATTCGAAACTTATCGAGGCGATCACCTACGACGAAGACAGCCGGCATCTACGGGTCTACCTGACAAACGGTCAGAGGCGAGAATATGAAGGCGTTCCCAAAGGAGTGGTCGTCGGTTTGACGATGGCCGAATCCCCGGGGAATTTTTACATGAAGGCCATCCGGGGCAAATATCCTCCTCGCCCCTGA
- a CDS encoding NAD-dependent epimerase/dehydratase family protein, with translation MRYFITGTAGFIGFHLARRLLQEGHDVTGFDGLTPYYNVKLKEMRHAALSQFPAFRPVISMLEDRPALEAAVLAAKPDVLIHLAAQAGVRYSLENPEAYLRSNVEGSWNIMEIARRVEVRHLMLASTSSIYGANATVPFHETDRADEPLTIYAATKKSMELMAHSYAHLHKIPTTAFRFFTVYGPWGRPDMALFKFTKNMLEDQPIEIYGEGNMSRDFTYIDDLIEAIVRLSAIAPGEDNRLDNAAVETLSRQAPFRVVNIGGGQPVSLMDFVETVEKALGRPAIRKMLAMQKGDVPRTFAAPDLLVALTGYKPDTTLDVGVKAFVDWYLDVRSELGA, from the coding sequence ATGCGCTACTTCATTACAGGCACTGCCGGCTTTATCGGTTTTCATCTGGCCAGGCGCCTGCTGCAGGAAGGGCATGACGTCACAGGTTTCGACGGCCTCACTCCCTATTACAATGTCAAGCTCAAGGAGATGCGCCATGCAGCACTCTCCCAGTTTCCGGCCTTCAGACCCGTCATATCAATGCTCGAGGACCGGCCGGCGCTGGAAGCGGCTGTTCTGGCGGCCAAACCCGACGTCCTGATCCACCTCGCCGCCCAGGCCGGTGTGCGCTACAGCCTGGAAAACCCCGAGGCCTATCTTCGTTCGAACGTCGAAGGCTCGTGGAACATCATGGAAATCGCCCGGCGCGTCGAAGTCCGCCACCTGATGCTGGCCTCGACATCGTCGATCTACGGCGCCAATGCGACCGTCCCCTTTCATGAGACCGATCGCGCCGACGAACCGCTGACCATCTATGCCGCGACGAAGAAATCGATGGAACTGATGGCGCATAGCTACGCCCATCTTCACAAGATTCCGACCACGGCCTTTCGTTTCTTCACGGTGTATGGTCCATGGGGCCGGCCCGACATGGCACTGTTCAAATTCACCAAGAACATGCTCGAAGACCAGCCGATCGAGATCTACGGCGAAGGCAATATGAGCCGTGATTTCACCTATATCGACGATCTGATCGAAGCGATCGTCAGGCTGTCGGCAATCGCCCCGGGCGAGGATAACCGTCTCGACAACGCGGCTGTTGAAACGCTTTCGCGCCAGGCGCCCTTTCGCGTCGTCAATATTGGCGGAGGCCAGCCGGTCAGCCTGATGGATTTCGTTGAAACGGTGGAGAAGGCGCTCGGCCGTCCTGCCATCCGCAAGATGCTGGCGATGCAGAAGGGGGATGTGCCGCGCACCTTCGCAGCCCCCGACCTGCTCGTGGCACTGACGGGATACAAGCCGGATACGACCTTGGATGTCGGCGTCAAGGCCTTCGTCGACTGGTATCTCGACGTCCGCAGCGAACTCGGCGCCTAG
- the ung gene encoding uracil-DNA glycosylase translates to MSDTSVSLEESWKTALAGEFSSPYMQQLKAFLVAQKQVGKRIFPRGSEYFRALDLTPISSVKVVILGQDPYHGLGQAHGLCFSVRPGVRIPPSLVNIYKEMETDLGIAPALHGFLEHWARQGVLLLNSVLTVEEGQAAAHQGKGWEKFTDAVIRKVNDECESVVFMLWGSYAQRKAAFVDTTRHLVLKAPHPSPLSAHNGFFGCAHFSKANAFLQSRGRAPIDWQLPANPDDA, encoded by the coding sequence ATGAGCGATACATCAGTCAGTCTCGAAGAGAGCTGGAAGACCGCCTTGGCGGGGGAGTTCTCAAGCCCCTATATGCAGCAACTTAAAGCCTTTCTTGTCGCGCAGAAGCAGGTCGGCAAGCGGATTTTCCCCCGGGGTAGTGAATATTTCCGCGCCCTAGACCTCACCCCGATCTCCAGCGTCAAGGTCGTCATTCTCGGCCAGGACCCCTATCACGGGCTGGGGCAAGCCCACGGGCTGTGCTTCAGCGTGCGGCCGGGCGTGCGCATACCGCCCTCGCTCGTCAATATCTATAAGGAGATGGAGACGGATCTCGGCATCGCGCCGGCGCTCCATGGTTTTCTCGAACATTGGGCAAGGCAAGGCGTGCTGCTGCTAAACAGCGTGCTGACCGTCGAAGAAGGGCAGGCGGCGGCCCATCAGGGCAAGGGGTGGGAGAAATTCACCGACGCCGTCATCCGCAAGGTCAACGACGAGTGCGAATCCGTCGTCTTCATGCTCTGGGGCTCCTACGCCCAGCGCAAGGCCGCCTTCGTCGATACGACACGGCATCTGGTGCTGAAGGCGCCGCACCCCTCGCCGCTTTCGGCCCATAACGGGTTTTTCGGCTGCGCGCATTTTTCGAAGGCGAATGCCTTCCTGCAGTCACGTGGACGCGCGCCGATCGACTGGCAATTGCCGGCTAATCCCGATGATGCTTAA
- a CDS encoding endonuclease/exonuclease/phosphatase family protein has protein sequence MREIIYWILCAFLTVAMAIVSLRYVTNFWLLSFLYSFQVHFGVLFVIASFIILAVRRRIYGFVLLFASLLLITHGVIMQREFSEDDRGADRPPLFRLMSFNVAIDNWKNSTAITDMVIASNADVVNLLEAKPLTFHLQQLFKAYPYHIGCDNGKDSCDTLVLSKRPFVSRQVASMGSLRKDRLVIASVEFDGETINLVSAHLTKPYFDDFQMAELEDLGKALGSIDGPLVLAGDFNSAAIAPSIQGFLREQKLKTIVPEPATWPVGAGLLGIAIDHIFARAPLHLTSLKRLDDNLGSNHSGLIAEFVLDKDGETSPAR, from the coding sequence ATGAGAGAGATAATTTACTGGATTCTCTGTGCGTTTCTGACCGTTGCCATGGCGATCGTATCTTTGCGCTATGTGACGAACTTCTGGCTGCTGTCCTTCCTCTATAGCTTTCAGGTTCATTTCGGCGTCCTTTTTGTGATCGCCAGCTTTATCATTCTGGCTGTCAGGAGACGGATCTACGGCTTCGTCCTTCTGTTTGCATCGCTTCTTCTCATCACTCACGGCGTCATCATGCAGCGCGAGTTTTCGGAGGACGACAGAGGCGCAGACAGGCCGCCGCTTTTTCGTCTGATGTCGTTCAATGTCGCGATCGACAACTGGAAAAACTCGACTGCAATCACCGACATGGTGATCGCTTCGAATGCCGATGTCGTCAATCTGCTCGAAGCCAAGCCGCTGACATTCCATTTGCAGCAGCTGTTCAAGGCCTACCCCTATCACATCGGCTGCGACAACGGGAAGGATAGCTGCGATACGCTGGTGCTGTCCAAACGCCCGTTCGTCAGTCGGCAGGTCGCAAGCATGGGCAGCCTCAGAAAAGACAGGCTTGTGATAGCGAGCGTCGAGTTCGACGGCGAAACCATCAATCTGGTCTCGGCGCACCTGACCAAACCCTACTTCGATGATTTCCAGATGGCGGAATTGGAAGATCTCGGCAAAGCGCTGGGTTCGATCGACGGCCCTCTGGTGCTGGCAGGTGATTTCAACTCCGCGGCGATCGCCCCGAGCATCCAGGGTTTCCTGCGCGAACAGAAACTGAAAACGATCGTGCCGGAACCGGCAACATGGCCAGTCGGCGCCGGCTTGCTCGGGATCGCCATCGATCACATATTTGCCCGCGCGCCGCTTCATCTGACGTCGCTGAAACGTCTCGATGACAATCTTGGCTCGAACCATTCAGGCCTGATCGCTGAATTCGTTCTCGACAAGGATGGCGAAACTTCACCGGCAAGGTAA
- a CDS encoding mannose-1-phosphate guanylyltransferase/mannose-6-phosphate isomerase encodes MTQKIVPVIMAGGKGTRLWPLSRATAPKQFIQFVGDKTLFQETLERVSDPELYEAPIVVTNEEFRFLVAEQARERAIPLAAVLLEPVARNTAAAVAAAATLAADLFGKHTIIQMLASDHEILADKSYFDCIRIARDAAADGKLVTFGITPTEPATGYGYIEIGDALENGAHKVKRFVEKPAQEKAEQMLADGGFYWNSGIFMFPVTELIAELQEYAPDVLKAASKAVSKASRDLDFTRLDADHFAKSPDISIDYAIMEKTSKAAIVPSPFKWSDMGSWDAVWKSGARDDNGNVAAANTTVVNTRNSLVMTHGVHLAVQGMDDVAVIASEDAVYVGPLKDSQNVGQLVKMLASTSATAKFAETHPTSYRPWGGYTSIFNGDRFQVKRIFVTPGKKLSLQKHHHRSEHWVVVKGTAEVTVGESVRMLRENESVYIPLGEVHRLANPGKILLELIEVQTGSYLGEDDIIRIVDEFGRT; translated from the coding sequence ATGACGCAGAAAATCGTTCCCGTGATCATGGCCGGCGGCAAAGGCACGCGGCTCTGGCCGCTTTCCCGTGCCACCGCACCGAAACAATTCATCCAGTTCGTCGGCGACAAGACGTTGTTTCAGGAAACTCTCGAACGCGTTTCCGATCCCGAACTCTATGAAGCCCCCATCGTCGTCACCAATGAGGAATTCCGCTTCCTGGTCGCCGAACAGGCTCGCGAACGCGCCATCCCGCTCGCAGCGGTCCTGCTCGAACCCGTCGCCCGCAACACGGCCGCAGCGGTAGCCGCGGCCGCAACGCTTGCCGCCGATCTCTTCGGCAAGCACACGATCATCCAGATGCTCGCCTCGGATCACGAGATCCTTGCCGATAAGAGCTATTTTGATTGCATCCGCATCGCCCGCGATGCCGCTGCCGACGGCAAGCTCGTAACCTTCGGCATCACCCCGACGGAGCCGGCGACGGGTTACGGCTATATCGAGATCGGCGATGCCCTCGAAAACGGTGCGCACAAGGTCAAGCGCTTTGTCGAAAAGCCGGCACAGGAGAAGGCCGAGCAGATGCTCGCCGACGGCGGCTTCTACTGGAACTCAGGCATCTTCATGTTCCCGGTGACGGAACTCATTGCCGAACTGCAGGAATACGCGCCCGATGTACTGAAGGCGGCCAGCAAGGCCGTTTCGAAAGCAAGCCGCGACCTCGATTTCACCCGCCTCGACGCCGACCATTTCGCCAAAAGCCCCGATATCTCCATCGACTATGCAATCATGGAAAAGACGTCCAAAGCCGCCATCGTTCCCTCGCCGTTCAAATGGTCTGATATGGGAAGTTGGGATGCCGTCTGGAAATCAGGCGCCCGCGACGACAACGGCAATGTCGCCGCCGCAAACACCACCGTCGTCAATACCCGCAACTCGCTCGTCATGACCCATGGCGTGCATCTTGCCGTCCAGGGCATGGACGATGTCGCCGTCATCGCCAGCGAAGACGCCGTCTATGTCGGACCGCTCAAAGACAGCCAGAATGTCGGACAATTGGTCAAGATGCTGGCCTCTACGTCCGCCACGGCGAAATTCGCCGAAACCCATCCGACATCCTATCGCCCCTGGGGCGGCTATACCTCCATCTTCAACGGCGATCGTTTCCAGGTGAAGCGCATCTTCGTCACGCCGGGCAAGAAGCTATCGCTGCAAAAACACCACCATCGCTCCGAGCACTGGGTCGTCGTCAAGGGAACGGCCGAGGTGACGGTCGGTGAGAGCGTTCGGATGCTGCGCGAGAACGAAAGCGTCTATATCCCGCTCGGCGAAGTCCACCGCCTCGCCAACCCCGGCAAGATTCTTCTCGAACTCATCGAGGTTCAGACAGGCTCCTATCTCGGCGAGGACGACATCATTCGTATCGTCGACGAGTTCGGAAGAACGTGA
- a CDS encoding VOC family protein: MLDQIKGLHHVTSMAEDARTNNQFFTNALGLRRVKKTVNFDAPDVYHLYYGDETGAPGTVMTYFPFPKMAQGRPGTGEVGTTVFSVPQGSIGFWSDRFATLGVGGLKAEESFGEKRLNFSGPDGDGFALVEVKDDARQAWTHGGISEDHAIRGFHSVAMRLRDEGATAELLKFMGYEVGEERDGVKRLIRPDGNGAHLIDLETMPNIARALPGAGSVHHVAFAVENREKQLEVRKALMDTGFQVTPVIDRDYFWAIYFRTPGGVLFEVATNEPGFDRDEDTAHLGEALKLPQQHAHLRALLEQHLQPLEA, translated from the coding sequence ATGCTCGATCAAATCAAGGGTCTGCACCACGTCACGTCGATGGCGGAGGACGCCCGCACCAACAACCAGTTTTTCACCAATGCGCTCGGCCTGCGCCGCGTCAAGAAGACGGTGAACTTCGACGCGCCTGATGTCTATCACCTCTATTATGGTGACGAGACCGGTGCACCCGGCACAGTCATGACCTATTTCCCGTTCCCGAAGATGGCGCAGGGCCGTCCCGGCACCGGCGAAGTCGGCACGACGGTGTTTTCCGTTCCACAAGGCTCGATCGGCTTCTGGAGCGATCGGTTTGCCACGCTTGGTGTCGGCGGCCTGAAGGCCGAGGAAAGTTTCGGCGAAAAGCGGCTGAATTTCTCTGGGCCCGATGGCGACGGCTTTGCGCTCGTCGAGGTCAAGGATGATGCCCGCCAGGCCTGGACACATGGAGGAATCAGCGAGGACCATGCCATTCGCGGCTTTCACTCCGTGGCCATGCGGCTGCGGGACGAGGGCGCCACCGCCGAACTCCTGAAGTTCATGGGCTATGAGGTCGGAGAGGAAAGGGACGGCGTCAAGCGGCTGATCAGGCCTGACGGCAACGGCGCGCATCTCATCGATCTCGAGACCATGCCGAACATTGCCCGGGCGCTTCCCGGCGCCGGCTCTGTCCACCACGTCGCCTTCGCCGTCGAGAATCGCGAGAAGCAGCTCGAAGTGCGCAAGGCGTTGATGGACACCGGCTTCCAGGTCACGCCGGTGATCGACCGCGATTATTTCTGGGCGATCTATTTCCGCACGCCTGGCGGCGTGTTGTTCGAGGTCGCGACCAATGAGCCAGGCTTCGACCGGGACGAGGATACGGCCCATCTCGGCGAAGCGCTGAAGTTGCCGCAGCAGCACGCCCATCTTCGAGCGCTGCTCGAGCAGCACCTGCAGCCGCTCGAAGCGTAA
- a CDS encoding UDP-glucose/GDP-mannose dehydrogenase family protein: MRITMIGSGYVGLVSGVCFADFGHDVICVDKDLSKIEALREGRIPIYEPGLEQLVAENTSTGRLSFSTDVGESVRSADVVFIAVGTPSRRGDGHADLSYVYAAAREIATYVEGFTVIVTKSTVPVGTGDEVERIMRETNPVADVAVVSNPEFLREGAAIEDFKRPDRIVVGLNDDRARETMTEVYRPLYLNQAPLVFTTRRTSELIKYAANAFLAMKITFINEIADLCERVDANVQDVSRGIGLDGRIGAKFLHAGPGYGGSCFPKDTLALAKTAQDYDAPVRLIETTISINDNRKRAMGRKVIAAVGGDIRGKKIAILGLTFKPNTDDMRDSPAIAVIQTLQDAGARVVGYDPEGMENARKVIENIEYASGPYEAAAGADALVIVTEWNQFRALDFNRLKQAMHAPVLVDLRNIYRSDEVRKHGFTYTGIGTNLYQESTNT, from the coding sequence ATGCGCATCACGATGATTGGATCAGGCTATGTCGGCCTCGTTTCAGGCGTTTGCTTCGCGGATTTCGGCCACGACGTCATCTGCGTCGACAAGGATCTGAGTAAGATCGAAGCCCTTCGCGAAGGCCGCATTCCGATCTACGAGCCGGGTCTGGAGCAATTGGTCGCCGAAAATACCAGCACTGGCCGGCTGTCGTTTTCGACGGATGTCGGCGAAAGCGTCCGTAGCGCCGACGTCGTGTTCATCGCAGTCGGCACGCCATCGCGGCGCGGCGACGGCCACGCAGACCTCTCCTATGTCTATGCGGCCGCGCGCGAGATTGCCACCTATGTGGAAGGCTTCACCGTGATCGTCACCAAGTCGACAGTGCCGGTCGGCACCGGCGACGAAGTCGAGCGCATCATGCGCGAAACCAATCCTGTGGCGGATGTCGCCGTCGTTTCCAATCCGGAGTTCCTGCGCGAAGGCGCGGCGATCGAGGATTTCAAGCGTCCCGACCGTATCGTCGTCGGCCTGAATGACGACCGGGCGCGCGAAACCATGACCGAGGTCTATCGTCCGCTTTACCTCAACCAGGCCCCCTTGGTCTTCACCACCCGCCGCACGTCGGAACTGATCAAATATGCGGCCAATGCCTTCCTCGCGATGAAGATCACCTTCATCAACGAGATCGCCGATCTCTGCGAGCGGGTCGACGCAAACGTCCAGGATGTTTCGCGCGGTATCGGTCTCGATGGCCGTATCGGCGCCAAGTTCCTGCATGCCGGGCCGGGTTATGGCGGCTCGTGCTTCCCCAAGGATACGCTTGCCCTTGCCAAGACGGCGCAGGATTACGACGCGCCGGTCCGTCTGATCGAGACGACGATCTCGATCAACGACAACCGCAAGCGGGCGATGGGACGTAAGGTGATCGCGGCCGTCGGCGGAGACATTCGCGGCAAGAAGATCGCGATTCTCGGCCTGACCTTCAAGCCGAACACCGACGACATGCGCGACAGCCCGGCGATTGCCGTCATCCAGACCCTGCAGGACGCCGGCGCCCGGGTGGTCGGCTACGATCCCGAAGGCATGGAGAACGCCCGCAAGGTGATCGAGAACATCGAATATGCGAGCGGCCCCTATGAAGCGGCCGCCGGTGCGGATGCGCTTGTCATCGTCACCGAATGGAACCAGTTCCGCGCGCTCGACTTCAATCGCCTGAAGCAAGCGATGCACGCCCCGGTCCTGGTCGACCTGCGCAATATCTACCGCAGCGACGAGGTCCGCAAACACGGCTTTACCTACACCGGCATCGGCACCAATCTCTATCAGGAATCGACAAACACCTGA